Proteins from a genomic interval of Massilia sp. KIM:
- a CDS encoding dicarboxylate/amino acid:cation symporter: MNNRNRLTTYILIALVLGIVVGYLVNANVTEEQAKSFSEAMSLITTLFLRLIKMIIAPLVFSTLVVGIAKMGDAKEVGRIGVKALGWFIIASVISLSLGLILVNIFRPGDAMHAMGGLPDVGASSGIATSSLTLKEFVTHLVPSSIFDGMAKNEILQIVVFSLFFGTAAAAVGARATPLIDAVDGIAHIMLKVTGYVMNFAPIAVFAAVAGIIAKSGLGVLSTYGIFMAEFYFGIALLWVVLILIGMVFLGPRVLRLIAELRSPTLLAFSTASSEAAFPKTLEGLERFGVKNRLAAFVLPIGYSFNLDGSMMYCTFAAVFIAQAYGIELSLSTQLTMMLVLMLTSKGMAGVPRASLVVIAATLAQFDIPEAGLLLLLGIDHFLDMARSATNVIGNGIATAVVAKWEGELGDPSKDPAVAPLR; this comes from the coding sequence ATGAACAATCGAAACCGTCTGACCACCTACATCCTGATCGCGCTGGTGCTCGGGATCGTCGTGGGTTATCTGGTCAACGCCAACGTCACCGAGGAACAGGCGAAGTCCTTCTCCGAAGCGATGTCGCTGATCACGACCCTGTTCCTCCGCCTGATCAAGATGATCATCGCGCCGCTGGTGTTCTCGACCCTGGTGGTCGGCATCGCCAAGATGGGCGATGCCAAGGAAGTGGGCCGCATCGGCGTCAAGGCGCTGGGCTGGTTCATCATCGCCTCGGTGATCTCGCTCTCGCTGGGCCTGATCCTGGTGAACATCTTCCGTCCGGGCGACGCCATGCACGCGATGGGCGGCCTGCCGGACGTCGGCGCCTCCTCGGGCATCGCGACCTCCAGCCTGACCCTGAAGGAATTCGTCACCCACCTGGTGCCGTCCTCGATCTTCGACGGCATGGCCAAGAACGAGATCCTGCAGATCGTGGTCTTCTCGCTGTTCTTCGGCACCGCCGCCGCCGCGGTCGGCGCGCGCGCCACGCCGCTGATCGACGCCGTCGACGGCATCGCCCACATCATGCTGAAGGTCACCGGCTACGTGATGAACTTCGCGCCGATCGCCGTGTTCGCGGCGGTGGCCGGCATCATCGCCAAGAGCGGCCTGGGCGTGCTCTCGACCTACGGCATCTTCATGGCCGAGTTCTACTTCGGCATCGCGCTGCTGTGGGTGGTGCTGATCCTGATCGGCATGGTCTTCCTCGGCCCGCGCGTGCTGCGCCTGATCGCCGAGCTGCGCAGCCCGACCCTGCTGGCCTTCTCGACCGCCTCGTCGGAAGCCGCCTTCCCCAAGACCCTCGAAGGCCTGGAGCGCTTCGGCGTCAAGAACCGCCTGGCCGCCTTCGTGCTGCCGATCGGCTATTCGTTCAACCTCGACGGCTCGATGATGTACTGCACCTTCGCCGCCGTGTTCATCGCCCAGGCCTACGGCATCGAGCTGTCGCTGTCGACCCAGCTGACCATGATGCTGGTGCTGATGCTGACCTCCAAGGGCATGGCGGGCGTGCCGCGCGCTTCGCTGGTGGTGATCGCCGCTACGCTGGCCCAGTTCGACATTCCGGAAGCCGGCCTGCTGCTCCTGCTGGGCATCGACCACTTCCTGGACATGGCCCGTTCGGCCACCAACGTGATCGGCAACGGCATCGCCACCGCCGTGGTCGCGAAATGGGAAGGCGAGCTCGGAGACCCGAGCAAGGACCCGGCCGTGGCGCCGCTGCGCTGA
- a CDS encoding DUF2282 domain-containing protein produces MKQTTACLAAALALATVFAGTATAAPAKKAMEKCYGVSKAGQNDCAAGPGTSCAGSSTKDYQGNAWTLVEKGTCTSIKTPKGFGSLTEKKA; encoded by the coding sequence ATGAAGCAAACCACCGCCTGCCTGGCAGCCGCACTGGCCCTGGCCACCGTGTTCGCCGGCACCGCGACCGCGGCGCCCGCCAAGAAGGCAATGGAGAAATGCTACGGCGTTTCGAAGGCCGGCCAGAACGACTGCGCCGCCGGTCCGGGCACCTCGTGCGCCGGCAGTTCGACCAAGGACTACCAGGGCAATGCCTGGACCCTGGTCGAAAAAGGCACCTGCACCAGCATCAAGACCCCGAAGGGCTTCGGCTCGCTGACGGAAAAGAAGGCCTGA
- a CDS encoding Gfo/Idh/MocA family protein, whose protein sequence is MPEPVRWGILGTGKIARAFANALKDVPDARLAAVASRSLDKAQAFGQEFGADAAYGSYEALAQAEGIDLVYVGTPHPQHAENALMALRAGKGVLCEKPFAMNLREAEQMITLARSRKLFMMEAMWTRYLPAFLETKRIVDSGEIGKVHQVVADFGFTASFGPEHRVFNPELGGGALLDLGIYPLSIAAALLGPVAEIKAQAEMGPTGVDVQTGFTLKHAGGGISVCSCSFQARTPCELTVSGERGHVRMNTMFHRARSVTVTLEDGGTRTIDTPYLGNGYVHEVIEAQRCWRAGLTESPAMTLEETLALMGVMDEIRRQIGLSYQADAPR, encoded by the coding sequence ATGCCTGAACCAGTACGCTGGGGCATCCTCGGCACGGGCAAGATCGCCCGCGCCTTCGCCAACGCACTGAAGGACGTGCCGGACGCGCGGCTGGCCGCCGTCGCCTCGCGCAGCCTCGACAAGGCCCAGGCCTTTGGCCAGGAGTTCGGCGCCGACGCCGCCTACGGCTCCTATGAAGCCCTGGCCCAGGCCGAGGGCATCGACCTGGTCTACGTGGGCACGCCCCACCCCCAGCACGCCGAGAACGCCCTGATGGCCCTGCGCGCCGGCAAGGGCGTGCTGTGCGAGAAGCCCTTCGCGATGAACCTGCGCGAAGCCGAGCAGATGATCACGCTGGCGCGCTCGCGCAAGCTGTTCATGATGGAGGCGATGTGGACGCGCTACCTGCCGGCCTTCCTCGAGACCAAGCGCATCGTCGACTCGGGCGAGATCGGCAAGGTGCACCAGGTGGTGGCCGACTTCGGTTTCACGGCCAGCTTCGGCCCCGAGCACCGCGTGTTCAACCCCGAGCTGGGCGGCGGCGCGCTGCTCGACCTCGGCATCTACCCGCTCTCGATCGCGGCGGCCCTGCTGGGCCCGGTGGCCGAGATCAAGGCCCAGGCCGAGATGGGCCCTACTGGCGTGGATGTGCAGACCGGCTTCACGCTCAAGCACGCGGGCGGCGGCATCTCGGTGTGCAGCTGCTCCTTCCAGGCGCGCACGCCCTGTGAGCTGACCGTGTCGGGCGAGCGCGGGCACGTGCGCATGAACACCATGTTCCACCGCGCCCGTTCGGTCACCGTCACGCTCGAGGATGGCGGCACCCGCACCATCGACACGCCCTATCTCGGCAACGGCTACGTGCACGAGGTGATCGAGGCCCAGCGCTGCTGGCGCGCCGGCCTGACCGAGAGCCCGGCCATGACCCTGGAAGAAACGCTCGCCCTGATGGGCGTGATGGACGAAATCCGGCGCCAGATCGGCCTGAGCTACCAGGCCGACGCGCCGCGTTGA
- the pyrC gene encoding dihydroorotase, translated as MSTIATPDTITITRPDDWHLHLRDGAAMAAVLPHSARQFARAIVMPNLKPPVTTAAAALAYRERILAALPDGVAFEPLMTLYLTDNTDPDEIRRAQDTGFIHAVKLYPAGATTNSAAGVTNLKKCYKTLEVMQEVGMPLLVHGEVTDNEIDLFDREAVFIERVMRPLRRDLPALNVVFEHITTKDAAQYVAEAEGPIAATITAHHLLYNRNEIFRGGIRPHFYCLPVLKREEHRLALVTAATSGDERFFLGTDSAPHAVHTKYAACGCAGCYTALHAMEMYTEAFAQAGALDKLEAFASLNGPAFYGLPRNEGTITLKRESWTLPESVPFGEHDLVPLNAGETISWKMV; from the coding sequence ATGTCCACCATCGCCACCCCTGACACCATCACCATCACCCGCCCCGACGACTGGCACCTGCACCTGCGCGACGGCGCCGCCATGGCCGCCGTCCTGCCGCACAGCGCGCGCCAGTTCGCCCGCGCGATCGTCATGCCCAACCTGAAGCCGCCGGTCACCACCGCGGCCGCGGCCCTGGCCTACCGCGAGCGCATCCTGGCCGCGCTGCCGGACGGGGTGGCCTTCGAGCCCTTGATGACCCTCTACCTGACCGACAACACCGATCCGGACGAGATCCGCCGCGCCCAGGACACCGGCTTCATCCACGCGGTCAAGCTCTACCCGGCGGGCGCCACCACCAACTCGGCGGCCGGCGTCACCAATCTCAAGAAGTGCTACAAGACCCTGGAAGTGATGCAGGAAGTGGGCATGCCCCTGCTGGTGCACGGCGAAGTGACCGACAACGAGATCGACCTGTTCGACCGCGAGGCGGTGTTCATCGAGCGCGTGATGCGCCCGCTGCGCCGCGACCTGCCGGCCCTGAACGTCGTGTTCGAGCACATCACCACCAAGGACGCGGCCCAGTACGTGGCCGAGGCCGAAGGCCCGATCGCCGCCACCATCACCGCCCACCACCTGCTGTACAACCGCAACGAGATCTTCCGCGGCGGCATCCGCCCGCACTTCTACTGCCTGCCGGTGCTCAAGCGCGAGGAACACCGACTGGCCCTGGTGACCGCGGCCACCAGCGGCGACGAGCGTTTCTTCCTCGGCACCGACTCGGCCCCGCACGCGGTCCACACCAAGTACGCGGCCTGCGGCTGCGCCGGCTGCTACACCGCCTTGCATGCGATGGAGATGTACACCGAAGCCTTCGCCCAGGCCGGCGCGCTGGACAAGCTGGAAGCCTTCGCGAGCCTGAACGGCCCGGCCTTCTACGGTCTGCCGCGCAACGAGGGCACGATCACGCTCAAGCGCGAGTCCTGGACCCTGCCCGAGTCCGTGCCCTTCGGCGAGCACGATCTGGTGCCGCTGAACGCGGGCGAAACCATCTCCTGGAAGATGGTCTAA
- a CDS encoding DNA-binding domain-containing protein: MKLAELQQDFRLWLVSGEEQLGLRLPGAHAAGLAVYQNNYRAQLVGCLEVSYPHLHSFLGAEAFLHAAVAHIKRHPPHAWTLDAYADGFEATLVEVFPANPDVHELAWIEHALGAAFIAPDAPPLSVADFANVDWDTARLHFTPSLMLRRVSTNAAEVWRSLDAGVPCDGAMLPEAAAVMVWRRDLESSLRVLEPLEQEALEDMRRHGSFAALCAWLVARLGDEQGIATAGALLAGWIDAGLVTGLDTVPDIY; the protein is encoded by the coding sequence ATGAAGCTCGCCGAACTCCAGCAGGACTTCCGCCTCTGGCTGGTGAGCGGCGAAGAGCAGCTCGGCCTGCGCCTGCCCGGCGCCCACGCGGCCGGCCTGGCGGTCTACCAGAACAACTACCGCGCCCAGCTGGTCGGCTGCCTGGAAGTCAGCTATCCGCACCTGCACAGCTTCCTCGGCGCGGAGGCCTTCCTGCACGCGGCAGTGGCCCACATCAAACGCCATCCGCCCCATGCCTGGACCCTGGACGCCTATGCCGACGGCTTCGAAGCCACCCTGGTCGAGGTCTTCCCCGCCAACCCCGACGTCCACGAGCTGGCCTGGATCGAACATGCGCTGGGCGCCGCCTTCATCGCGCCCGACGCCCCGCCCCTCTCGGTGGCGGACTTCGCCAACGTGGACTGGGACACGGCGCGCCTGCATTTCACGCCCAGCCTGATGCTGCGCCGGGTCAGCACCAACGCCGCGGAAGTCTGGCGCTCGCTCGACGCCGGCGTGCCCTGCGACGGCGCCATGCTGCCCGAAGCGGCCGCCGTGATGGTCTGGCGGCGCGATCTTGAATCGTCCCTGCGCGTGCTCGAGCCGCTCGAACAGGAGGCGCTCGAGGACATGCGCCGGCACGGCAGCTTCGCCGCCCTGTGCGCCTGGCTGGTGGCGCGCCTGGGCGACGAGCAGGGCATCGCCACCGCCGGCGCACTGCTGGCCGGCTGGATCGACGCCGGGCTGGTCACCGGCCTGGACACCGTTCCCGACATTTACTGA
- a CDS encoding DUF3025 domain-containing protein, whose amino-acid sequence MLAQIDWARPWYDAVRPAFERLEIEGDSFLEAFNRNAAALALRNDAGLLLRFVPQAALPEGRAYEEFIGATGQVPTRDNLHDFFNGLVWQTFPRIKRALNALQAAQIAQAGIGKSRGPARDAATIFDENAALLLVRDHEQGRALVEALRGHRWLEALFERRAMFGRDAQAWLFGHALMEKLVAPRKAITAHTLVVFADAEVLALEPGAQRAWLDGHVAERLEREGLNTSAFTPLPVLGLPGWWPEQDAGFYLDTTVFRPRRADRQGASHA is encoded by the coding sequence ATGCTGGCGCAGATCGACTGGGCGCGTCCGTGGTACGACGCGGTGCGCCCGGCCTTCGAGCGGCTGGAGATCGAGGGAGACAGCTTCCTCGAGGCCTTCAACCGCAACGCCGCCGCGCTCGCGCTGCGCAACGATGCGGGCCTGCTGCTCCGCTTCGTGCCCCAGGCCGCGCTGCCCGAGGGCCGCGCCTACGAGGAGTTCATCGGCGCCACCGGCCAGGTGCCCACGCGCGACAACCTGCACGACTTCTTCAACGGCTTGGTGTGGCAGACCTTTCCGCGCATCAAGCGCGCCCTGAACGCCCTGCAGGCGGCCCAGATCGCCCAGGCCGGCATCGGCAAGTCGCGCGGTCCGGCGCGCGACGCCGCCACCATCTTCGACGAGAACGCGGCCCTGCTGCTGGTGCGCGACCATGAGCAGGGGCGGGCGCTGGTGGAGGCCCTGCGCGGCCATCGCTGGCTGGAAGCCCTGTTCGAGCGGCGCGCCATGTTCGGCCGGGATGCGCAAGCATGGCTGTTCGGCCACGCGCTGATGGAAAAGCTGGTCGCGCCGCGCAAGGCGATCACCGCCCACACCCTGGTGGTCTTCGCGGACGCCGAGGTGCTGGCGCTGGAGCCCGGCGCCCAGCGCGCCTGGCTGGACGGCCACGTGGCCGAGCGCCTCGAGCGCGAAGGCCTGAACACCTCCGCCTTCACCCCGCTGCCCGTGCTGGGCCTGCCCGGCTGGTGGCCGGAACAGGACGCCGGTTTTTATCTCGACACCACCGTATTCCGCCCCCGGCGGGCGGACCGACAAGGAGCAAGCCATGCCTGA
- a CDS encoding acetamidase/formamidase family protein, whose translation MTDKTNSSGALDVLHVSTYTHGIIGPSQPMVGPLADGGRIVAGTPPGCWGPMITPAFQGGHEVTQPIAIEGAEVGDAVAIRIERMRVTSIATSSGVMQFVDGRYKGDPFVAKFCNACGTEHPVSHIEGIGEHAVRCSHCGAEVNAFRFSHGYVIVFDQDSQMSLTVNQEVADRLAGKAGLMSALPEAAQQHSILALARADIPGVAAPMRPFLGNIGTTPARDLPDSHNCADFGQHLVGAPHRYGMSKEELDAARTDGHMDTNSVREGAILICPVKVPGAGVYLGDMHAQQGNGEIAGHATDVSGETELSVEVIKGLAIDGPILLQNLDDLPPLARPLTPEQRRQVQALGERWGQREIEETGPITFIGSGPDLNAAVRNGLARAAAVTGLPYDEVLNRATINGSIDISRLPGTVRVTFLCPMPVLDRIGIGHLVRQKYQL comes from the coding sequence ATGACCGACAAGACCAACAGCAGCGGCGCGCTCGACGTGCTGCACGTCTCGACCTACACCCACGGCATCATCGGCCCCAGCCAGCCCATGGTCGGGCCGCTCGCCGACGGCGGCCGCATCGTCGCAGGCACCCCGCCCGGCTGCTGGGGCCCGATGATCACGCCCGCCTTCCAGGGCGGCCACGAAGTGACCCAGCCGATCGCCATCGAAGGCGCCGAGGTGGGCGACGCGGTCGCGATCCGGATCGAGCGCATGCGCGTGACCTCGATCGCCACTTCGTCCGGCGTGATGCAGTTCGTCGACGGCCGCTACAAGGGCGATCCCTTCGTCGCCAAGTTTTGCAACGCCTGCGGGACCGAACACCCGGTCAGCCACATCGAGGGCATCGGCGAGCACGCGGTACGCTGCAGCCATTGCGGCGCCGAGGTCAACGCCTTCCGCTTCAGCCACGGCTATGTGATCGTGTTCGACCAGGACAGCCAGATGAGCCTGACAGTGAACCAGGAAGTCGCGGACCGCCTGGCCGGCAAGGCCGGGCTGATGTCCGCCCTGCCCGAGGCGGCCCAGCAGCACTCGATCCTGGCGCTGGCGCGGGCCGACATCCCCGGCGTGGCCGCGCCCATGCGTCCCTTCCTCGGCAATATCGGCACCACGCCCGCGCGCGACCTGCCGGACTCGCACAACTGCGCCGACTTCGGCCAGCACCTGGTGGGCGCGCCGCACCGCTACGGCATGAGCAAGGAGGAGCTGGACGCGGCCCGCACCGACGGCCACATGGACACCAACTCCGTGCGCGAAGGCGCGATCCTGATCTGCCCGGTGAAGGTGCCCGGCGCCGGCGTCTACCTGGGCGACATGCATGCCCAGCAGGGCAATGGCGAGATCGCCGGCCATGCCACCGACGTCAGCGGCGAGACCGAACTGAGCGTGGAGGTGATCAAGGGCCTGGCCATCGACGGCCCGATCCTGCTGCAGAACCTGGACGACCTGCCGCCGCTGGCGCGCCCGCTCACCCCCGAACAGCGCCGCCAGGTGCAGGCGCTGGGCGAGCGCTGGGGCCAGCGCGAGATCGAGGAAACCGGCCCGATCACCTTCATCGGCAGCGGCCCGGACCTGAACGCCGCCGTGCGCAACGGCCTGGCGCGCGCCGCCGCCGTGACCGGCCTGCCCTACGACGAAGTGCTCAACCGCGCCACCATCAACGGCTCGATCGACATCAGCCGCCTGCCCGGCACCGTGCGCGTCACCTTCCTGTGTCCCATGCCCGTGCTCGACCGCATCGGCATCGGCCACCTGGTGCGCCAGAAATACCAACTCTGA
- a CDS encoding glyoxalase superfamily protein, with the protein MKLGPVVPILRIFDERKAREFYVDFLGFAVEWEHRFEPGLPLYLQVARGGCVLHLSEHHGDCCPGAAIRIDSADVDALQAELAGKNYGYARPQVDDTPWGAREMSVKDPFGNRLTFTSAPGG; encoded by the coding sequence ATGAAGCTTGGCCCGGTGGTACCGATCCTGCGCATCTTCGACGAACGCAAGGCGCGCGAATTCTACGTCGATTTCCTGGGCTTCGCGGTCGAATGGGAGCACCGCTTCGAGCCCGGCCTGCCGCTCTACCTGCAGGTCGCGCGCGGCGGGTGCGTGCTGCACCTGAGCGAGCATCATGGCGACTGCTGCCCCGGGGCGGCGATCCGCATCGACAGCGCCGACGTCGACGCCCTGCAGGCCGAGCTGGCGGGCAAAAATTACGGCTACGCGCGGCCCCAGGTCGACGATACGCCCTGGGGCGCGCGCGAGATGTCGGTCAAGGACCCTTTCGGGAATCGCCTGACCTTCACCAGCGCGCCCGGCGGCTAG
- a CDS encoding DoxX family protein, whose product MQFNYQALTTSAQRALPPALLLLLARLSVATVFWRSGRTKVEGLLTLKDSTYQLFEYEYNLPLLPPDLAAQLATLGEHLFPVLLVAGLATRLSALGLLGMTAVIQFFVYPDAWPVHLGWVALLLPLVARGGGALSLDHLLHAGATQPVNARRA is encoded by the coding sequence ATGCAGTTCAATTACCAAGCGCTGACCACCTCCGCCCAGCGCGCCCTGCCTCCCGCGCTGCTGCTGCTGCTGGCCCGCCTGTCGGTGGCCACCGTCTTCTGGCGCTCGGGCCGCACCAAGGTCGAGGGCCTGTTGACCCTGAAGGACTCGACCTACCAGCTGTTCGAGTACGAGTACAACCTGCCCCTGCTGCCGCCCGACCTGGCGGCCCAGTTGGCGACCCTGGGCGAGCACCTGTTCCCGGTGCTGCTGGTGGCGGGCCTGGCGACCCGGCTGTCGGCCCTGGGCCTGCTGGGGATGACCGCCGTGATCCAGTTCTTCGTCTACCCGGACGCCTGGCCGGTCCACCTGGGCTGGGTCGCCCTGCTGCTGCCGCTGGTGGCGCGCGGCGGGGGCGCGCTCTCGCTCGACCATCTGCTGCACGCCGGCGCCACCCAGCCGGTCAACGCGCGCCGCGCCTGA
- a CDS encoding amino acid ABC transporter ATP-binding protein, which yields MIEIENVSKWYGDFQVLNDCSTRVARGDVVVVCGPSGSGKSTLIKTVNGLEPFQRGAVRVDGISVGDPKTDLPKLRARIGMVFQNFELFPHLSVRDNLTLAQVKVLGRGKDEATRRGLGYLERVGLLAHQDKYPGQLSGGQQQRVAIARALAMDPVAMLFDEPTSALDPEMIGEVLDVMVGLAQEGMTMMVVTHEMGFARKVADRIVFMDGGRIVEDSPKDAFFGAPRSDRARDFLARIIH from the coding sequence ATGATCGAAATCGAGAATGTCAGCAAGTGGTATGGCGACTTCCAGGTGCTGAACGATTGCAGCACCCGGGTGGCGCGCGGGGACGTGGTGGTCGTGTGCGGGCCATCCGGATCGGGTAAATCCACCCTGATCAAGACCGTCAACGGACTGGAACCCTTCCAGCGCGGCGCGGTGCGCGTGGACGGGATTTCGGTGGGCGATCCGAAGACCGACCTGCCCAAGCTGCGGGCGCGGATCGGCATGGTGTTCCAGAATTTCGAGCTCTTCCCCCACCTGTCGGTACGCGACAACCTGACGCTGGCCCAGGTCAAGGTACTCGGCCGCGGCAAGGACGAGGCCACCCGGCGCGGGCTTGGCTACCTCGAGCGCGTGGGCCTGCTGGCCCACCAGGATAAATACCCGGGCCAGCTCTCGGGCGGCCAGCAGCAGCGGGTGGCGATCGCGCGCGCCCTTGCCATGGACCCGGTGGCCATGCTGTTCGACGAGCCGACCTCCGCCCTCGACCCGGAGATGATCGGCGAGGTGCTGGATGTGATGGTTGGCCTGGCCCAGGAGGGCATGACCATGATGGTGGTCACCCACGAGATGGGCTTCGCGCGCAAGGTCGCCGACCGCATCGTGTTCATGGACGGCGGGCGCATCGTCGAGGACAGTCCCAAGGACGCGTTCTTCGGCGCGCCGCGCTCCGACAGGGCGCGCGACTTCCTGGCCCGTATTATTCATTAG
- a CDS encoding DUF692 domain-containing protein → MPLLPPPAPFQGYGLGLRREHYRDFLETEVDVDFVEVISENFMVDGGRPRDTLRRVRERYPVVLHGVSMSIGSASGLRQDYLRRLKALVDEIEPLFVSDHLSWSRIDGFNSHDLLPLPYTEEALAIVCANIHAAQEALGRSMLFENPSSYLSFAGADMTEWEFIAEMARRTGCGLLLDVNNVYVSAVNHGFDPADFLAGIPAQQVRQIHLAGHSQGDGLLVDTHDSSVIDGVWDLYAQARVLCGPVATMIERDDHIPALPELLAELDTARHIGAGVLA, encoded by the coding sequence ATGCCACTCCTGCCTCCACCTGCTCCGTTCCAGGGCTACGGCCTCGGACTGCGCCGCGAGCACTACCGGGATTTCCTCGAGACCGAGGTCGACGTCGATTTCGTCGAGGTCATCTCCGAGAACTTCATGGTCGACGGCGGGCGCCCGCGCGACACCCTGCGCCGCGTGCGCGAGCGCTACCCGGTGGTGCTGCACGGCGTGTCCATGTCGATCGGATCGGCGAGCGGCCTGCGCCAGGACTACCTGCGCCGCCTCAAGGCCCTGGTTGACGAGATCGAACCGCTGTTCGTGTCCGACCACCTGAGCTGGTCGCGCATCGACGGCTTCAACTCCCACGATCTGCTGCCCCTTCCCTACACCGAGGAAGCGCTGGCCATCGTGTGCGCCAACATCCACGCAGCCCAGGAAGCCCTCGGCCGCAGCATGCTGTTCGAGAACCCCTCGAGCTACCTGAGCTTCGCCGGCGCCGACATGACCGAATGGGAATTCATCGCCGAAATGGCGCGCCGCACCGGCTGCGGCCTGCTGCTGGACGTGAACAACGTCTACGTCAGCGCGGTCAACCACGGCTTCGATCCCGCGGACTTCCTGGCCGGCATTCCGGCGCAGCAGGTGCGCCAGATCCACCTGGCCGGCCACAGCCAGGGCGACGGCCTGCTGGTCGACACCCACGACAGCTCGGTGATCGACGGCGTCTGGGACCTGTACGCCCAGGCCCGCGTGCTGTGCGGGCCGGTCGCCACCATGATCGAGCGCGACGACCACATCCCCGCCCTGCCGGAACTGCTGGCCGAACTCGATACCGCGCGCCACATCGGCGCGGGAGTGCTGGCATGA
- a CDS encoding alpha/beta fold hydrolase, whose product MRFPFSRRRFFGGAATLLASPLLGSIPASAAPTAKSARRPATGALALRQVATEVLDIGYYATGPQTGRPVVLVHDLNYDIHSYAELAKLLARKGHHVMVPFLRGHGSTRFKEEATPRSAQLGALGKDLIDFIDALHFPEAVFVGFGWGAQAAYAASVARPTRVIGVVMAGNGRVDEASLWHQFYFHTEDGRAELEANRGDIARTIWKKNSPKARFDEARFARVLPSFANPDHVAILTHAYRHRKDGQGGDPRYDAIEQRLAAGAPVAVPAITLQGGASGVMPLAKALNFSAAHSHRELPGVGHDLAVEAPAALAAAAEELVAKGKWRT is encoded by the coding sequence ATGCGCTTCCCGTTCTCGCGCCGCCGCTTCTTCGGCGGCGCCGCCACCCTGCTCGCCAGCCCGCTGCTGGGCAGCATCCCTGCTTCCGCCGCCCCGACCGCCAAGTCCGCGCGCCGCCCCGCCACGGGCGCGCTGGCGCTGCGCCAGGTCGCCACCGAGGTCCTCGATATCGGCTACTACGCCACCGGACCGCAAACCGGCCGGCCGGTGGTGCTAGTCCACGACCTGAACTACGACATCCACAGCTATGCCGAGCTGGCGAAGCTGTTGGCGAGGAAGGGCCACCACGTCATGGTGCCCTTCCTGCGCGGCCACGGCAGCACCCGGTTCAAGGAAGAAGCCACCCCGCGCTCGGCCCAGCTGGGCGCGCTCGGCAAGGACCTGATCGACTTCATCGACGCCCTGCACTTCCCGGAAGCCGTATTCGTCGGCTTCGGCTGGGGCGCCCAGGCCGCCTACGCCGCCAGCGTCGCGCGCCCGACCCGGGTAATCGGCGTGGTCATGGCCGGCAATGGCCGCGTCGACGAGGCCAGCCTGTGGCACCAGTTCTACTTCCACACCGAGGATGGCAGGGCCGAGCTGGAAGCCAACCGCGGCGACATCGCGCGCACCATCTGGAAGAAGAATTCGCCCAAGGCCAGGTTCGACGAAGCCAGGTTCGCGCGCGTGCTGCCCAGCTTCGCCAATCCCGACCATGTCGCCATCCTTACCCACGCCTACCGCCACCGCAAGGACGGCCAGGGGGGCGATCCGCGCTACGACGCCATCGAGCAGCGCCTGGCGGCCGGCGCGCCGGTGGCCGTGCCGGCCATCACCCTGCAGGGCGGCGCCAGCGGTGTGATGCCGCTGGCCAAGGCCCTGAACTTCAGCGCCGCCCACAGCCACCGCGAACTGCCCGGCGTCGGCCACGATCTGGCGGTCGAAGCCCCGGCCGCGCTGGCGGCGGCGGCGGAAGAACTGGTCGCGAAGGGCAAATGGCGCACCTGA